One genomic window of Melitaea cinxia chromosome 10, ilMelCinx1.1, whole genome shotgun sequence includes the following:
- the LOC123657371 gene encoding uncharacterized protein LOC123657371, whose protein sequence is MWIKLLLITFFGCSNIQSTSFDLRGVVSGNRMAAVPLGRSLGEGDLDIEGICSESGMACENCTHAITCIPLPVGWLKVPLQQCPDGQTCNAHLRQCSNESVPECEVVTNKFQHICEQVGIFPDAYDCRKFHLCSPPDGLPEGRPADHRSALCPKQYGYNPRTAQCSIILKNGQCDKKPVPDCKKVGQSGALESSPNHYYVCLSRHGNLYPQIFICPHGWYFLDNYCQPELKNPVEEINSNGHENNKDQNNYNAAPTVKQVAYKIDSFFSTEKATTYPVDSFLADKFDLTNYETTDDVAQNTNDEFANSFEADFW, encoded by the exons ATGTGGATTAAATTACTTCTTATAACGTTCTTCGGATGCAGCAACatt caGTCAACGTCCTTTGACCTTCGGGGCGTTGTATCTGGAAACCGCATGGCGGCTGTCCCTCTAGGGAGATCCCTTGGAGAGGGAGACTTGGACATAGAGGGAATTTGCAGCGAATCTGGAATGGCTTGTGAAAACTGCACGCATGCTATCACCTGCATACCTTTACCTGTTGGATGGCTAAAG GTACCTCTTCAACAGTGTCCTGACGGTCAAACTTGCAACGCACATCTCCGACAATGCTCCAACGAATCCGTACCTGAATGTGAGGTTGTAACGAATAAATTTCAACATATCTGCGAACAG gtTGGCATATTCCCAGATGCGTACGACTGTCGAAAGTTCCACCTCTGTTCACCACCTGATGGGCTCCCTGAGGGCAGACCAGCCGACCACAGATCAGCCTTGTGTCCCAAACAATATGGCTATAACCCAAGAACAGCTCAATGTTCA ataattctaaaaaatgGACAATGCGACAAGAAACCAGTTCCTGACTGCAAGAAAGTTGGCCAATCCGGTGCTTTGGAGAGCAGTCCGAATCATTACTACGTGTGCCTTTCAAGGCACGGTAACTTGTACCCTCAAATATTTATCTGTCCCCACGGTTGGTACTTTTTGGATAACTATTGTCAACCAGAACTTAAAAACCCAGTTGAAGAAATTAATAGTAATGGCcatgaaaataataaagatcAAAATAACTATAATGCTGCACCAACTGTAAAACAAGTTGCGTACAAAATTGATTCATTCTTTTCAACTGAAAAAGCAACGACATACCCAGTCGATTCTTTCTTAGCAGATAAATTTGatttaacaaattatgaaaCAACCGATGACGTTGCACAGAATACAAATGATGAGTTTGCTAATTCTTTTGAAGCCGATTTTtggtga